From the Cyclopterus lumpus isolate fCycLum1 chromosome 25, fCycLum1.pri, whole genome shotgun sequence genome, the window GGGAAGCTTACCTGGTGATGGTCGACGTTGAGCGCCGTCAGCGGCGTGCGACTCGGGTTGGAGGCCGGGGGAGGGCAGGTCCCGGTCCGCTGTGGCTGCTGTTTGTGGAGCGATGGGTGCGTCTCCAGGGCCAGCTGCAGGTCCAGGATGTAGTCGATGACGTGCTGGAGGATCTCCACTTTGCTGACTTTCTTATCCTGCGGAATGGTGGGCACGAGGCGCTTCAGCCGGCTGTAGCAGTCGTTCATGTCGTACTGCAGGCAGAacaggtcctcctcctccaccctgcaccgggCGATGTTAAAGCTCTGCTTCGACAGATAGTGCAGCGAGAGCGGGCTGCCGCCGGAGGAGGAGTCCTGGGGGTGGACCGGAGTAACAGCCTTCATCTTAGAAAACCAACGGCTCGGAGACAACGCGGGGGGGAAGAACGTCTCTGGTAGCAGGAAAGGTGTTTAGAGACACAAAGCTGCCGTGCATACAGATGAAATACGCGAagggaatacaaaaaaaacgacCGAAAGGCGGAATTGTAGTCTTGTCAACACATCCCGCGGAGCCGCGCAGTTCCTCGTACTTCGGCAGGCTCGGTGTGAAGGGAGCGAATAGATTCCCTACATTTAtagaggagaggggaggtgcCAAGCCCGACGGCTGACAGATCGAGGGAGAGGAGCTGGTCAATCACCGGCAGCCCCGCTGCCCACCGACCCAACAACGGAGCCGAGAAAAAGGCGTGTCTCATTCTGTGCGCGCTGCGGTGGTCTGCCTGTTggcaggaggtgtgtgtgtgtgtgtgtgtgtgtgtgtgtgtgtgtgtgtgtgcgcgtgtgtgcgtgcgcgtgtgtgagagcgagcgagagagagagcgaggcgATTTAAAACAGTCAATTGCGCATTACCACCGCTGCacaaagaagaagcaaaaagtCTCGAGTATCTTTTACGTCCAGCCCGTGCAGGAGGCCTCTCTTGGAGATGTGGGcgataatatacacacacacacacacacacacacacagacacacacacacacacacacgcacacatatatatatatatatatatatatatatatatatatatatatatatatatatatatatatatataattattatttttaacacacGGGGCCGATTAACGTCGTGTTTGCATCTTTAACGCCGCAGTCGCTGATGCGTAATTACGCACGGCCTCGCGTGTATCGAGCACTACCCGGTGACAGATGATCTCGAGCCGAAACCTAATTAAACTCGCTTTacctacaaaaaaaagaagaagaaagaaaccaaaATGACACCAGCCAAACAATTTAACTCCCCAATGGGTAAATATAAATCCCCAAAAGTAGGTAATAACATTCCAAATTATTTTAGGACATGCAGGACAGATGCCTAGAAATCGTTACGGTTAATTTTCACACATGTGCCTTCTATAACCAATAGGGAGCAGATCCGATTTGCACTACAGAAAATGGGTCCGTGAGGACACATCATTCCAGCTCACTATCATCTCGGAGTCATTAAGACTTCATATAACAAAACATGTTCCTTCTTACAGAGCTGATCGCGGCTCTAGGGGAGCCGGCATGGGCCAATTTGGTGGCGGtgcctcctcctcgctgctccttcctccagctgtgtgtgttattgtgtgccTCCTACATTCCTCCACCTCTCCGGGACGCGTCGCCGCTTCGCTCCTTTCCCTCACCCCTTGAGTCGCCCTGCCGGGTAGACGGCCTGGCGCCACACATGGacagctcctctcctctgctctgctctcccttttctttctttctttcttactttctttcttcccttccttctttccttgtCAGGCATGTTGCCAAGACAACAGGAACACTCAAGCTTCAATTCAGCATCAACCCTGAGTATCTTTTCCACGCTGGATTCATGCAGGGGCCCCTGAGGTCCGACTCTAGCTGGGATGACACCCACCTCAGTGCTTCTTTGGAGGTTTAATGTCCCAACACTTTATGGGAACCACCACAGTCTCTTCCGTCATGAATATTGAAAGGCTTAAATGGCTTTAAATGGATAttttccccgtctctctctttctctctgttttcctgTTGCCATGGGAAGTGACTGCTCTGCTCAGTAATGTGTTGCAACAATGTTTGGTTCAGGGACAACTTCAAAGGGGTCAGTGGTATGAGTCGTCGATGGTAGCCTTTCCCGCGGTGCGTGAACTCTCGCCCATGACGAGCAGTAGAGATGGCCAGGCCTGAGGGGGGGCCGCAGTCCTGTTGAGCCGGCGATGACTGCACAAACGCTTATGATTTGACCATTTATGTCCATAACAACACAGAGAGTTGGAGATTCCGCACAGAGTCCAATTTCTCCAAGCTGTTGGCTCCCTCGAGGAAGGCTAATGGGTCGGAATAAGTTGCTGCCAAGAATGAATTTTCTCATTAAACGTtataaaactaaaaacaaaacattgtaatgAATCTCCGCCTCTTATCCGCATTTTCAATCTGTGGAaacttggcaaataaaaaagagaaagttgGTGTATCGATACAAGTACAAAGAGCAATGGGAACAGACTCGGTGGATTCCTCGTGACTGAAACATCTCTCACAAGTTCACGCTCCAGAAGAATTGGAGCACAGGAATCCGATCTGTGTGCAGCGTTGAGGAAACTGGAATCCTCCTCAAAACTGATACCggaaacaaatagaaaaaaaacgacATATTCCCATCGTGTTTTCTCTCGTTTGAGTTTGAGGGGAGCTCCAGACATGCACCTTTTTCTTCTGCATCGTTTAATGGCACCCCGACTCTAGCGCAGCCTTTCAAACGTCATCATTTTAGAGATCAATCTTTTCAAGCCCAATGGAATCTCTGTGATGTATTTTGCTTTGGCAAATTTGCGCAAATGTTTTCACATCAAATTCAACTTTCGCGAAGTTTGACGGGCACGTTTGCACCATTCACCCGGTTGGATATTGCAAACCGCCTTCAGCGA encodes:
- the id4 gene encoding DNA-binding protein inhibitor ID-4, which encodes MKAVTPVHPQDSSSGGSPLSLHYLSKQSFNIARCRVEEEDLFCLQYDMNDCYSRLKRLVPTIPQDKKVSKVEILQHVIDYILDLQLALETHPSLHKQQPQRTGTCPPPASNPSRTPLTALNVDHHQRTSIVKKPEDSILCR